GCTGTACCGGACGTTTCGGCGAGATTTTCAGGTCTACAGAGCCGACAGTGCCTTCAGTGCCCTGGAAACGCTGGATCAGCAAGGAGAAATGGCTGTCATCATCTCTGACCAGCGAATGCCAGAAATGAATGGCACAGAGTTTTTGGGAAAAACGGTAGATCGTTATCCCGATACGATTCGCATCTTACTGACAGGCTACACCGATGTGGAAGATTTGGTGGAGGCAATTAACTCAGGCCAAGTCTTTAAATACATTACTAAACCGTGGCAGCCTGAAGAACTAAAGGCAGTGGTTCAGCAAGCTTCGGAAACTTATAAAGTTATCAAGCAACGAACTAACGAACTGCAAAGAGCTTTGCGGCGCGAATTACTCTTTAACGACGTGATGAGTGCGATCCGCGAGTCACTGGACTATCGCAGTATGCTCCAAACGATTGTGGAGACGATGGGCCGGACTTTTGACGCTTGCGCCGGCATACTACGTCCGGTAGAAAGCGATCGCTTGATGCCAGAAACTTTTTCTTATCAAGCGCTCAACTCGGAAACACCGCTATATCACGAAGATCCCCTAATTCACACCGTCCTTGAAAGCCGGCAGCGCCAAGTTAGCCTGGGTGAAGAAGACAGCAACAGTACAAATCGGCTGGTGTTGCCACTGCTATACCAAAAGGATTTTCTGGCGGTTTTATCGCTTTACCAAGAAAATCATGCTGCGGCTTGGTCATCTGAAGATATCCAGCTGATTGAAGGGATGGCAGAACAAGCTGCCCTCGCGCTTTCGCAAGCCAAGCTTTACCAGCGCAGCCAAGAGCAAGCCCAGCAAATGCGAGCTGAGCTAGAGGTCGCCCGCCAAATTCAAACGAACCTGCTGCGCCAAAGTTGGCCAGAGATGGAGAGTGCGAAGGTACAAGCTTGCTGCTATCCAGCGCGAGAAGTGGGAGGCGATTTCTTTGAAGTTTATATTCACGCTCAAGGAGATATTTGGGTAGCGGTGGGGGATGTTTCGGGTAAAGGCGTTCCAGCCGCACTGTTTATGGCAAGTGCCATTTCAGTCATGCGACGCGAACTGTCTCAAGAAAATACGCCCGAACCCGAACAGGTGATGCAAAACCTCAACAGCATCCTTTCCGAGGATCTGGTGAGTAATAACTGCTTTATTACAATGGTTCTGGCTCGTTACACACCGGCAACCAAGCAACTG
Above is a genomic segment from Microcoleus sp. FACHB-68 containing:
- a CDS encoding SpoIIE family protein phosphatase, translated to MSQGNRSKLKLLVVDDEADNLDLLYRTFRRDFQVYRADSAFSALETLDQQGEMAVIISDQRMPEMNGTEFLGKTVDRYPDTIRILLTGYTDVEDLVEAINSGQVFKYITKPWQPEELKAVVQQASETYKVIKQRTNELQRALRRELLFNDVMSAIRESLDYRSMLQTIVETMGRTFDACAGILRPVESDRLMPETFSYQALNSETPLYHEDPLIHTVLESRQRQVSLGEEDSNSTNRLVLPLLYQKDFLAVLSLYQENHAAAWSSEDIQLIEGMAEQAALALSQAKLYQRSQEQAQQMRAELEVARQIQTNLLRQSWPEMESAKVQACCYPAREVGGDFFEVYIHAQGDIWVAVGDVSGKGVPAALFMASAISVMRRELSQENTPEPEQVMQNLNSILSEDLVSNNCFITMVLARYTPATKQLVYANAGHIYPLVWSKQAVADKAEIEPNFLKVRGVPLGILPVWKAKAGTLTLNPGDIFLLTSDGITEATISEEGSAGTGSNAGSMLQQSGLWELLLAEPAPLDLNNLLARIRDQAVEQEDDQTILSLEVL